A region of the Alligator mississippiensis isolate rAllMis1 chromosome 5, rAllMis1, whole genome shotgun sequence genome:
AAaagcaccaactgcagatgcttcctcagcctgatgaagggtatttaaacctgaaagcttgctaagaataatttttccaactatttgagttagtctaataaaagatatcagatttacccaaagaacttcgTCTTTctatcactctctctctttccagagTATTTTCAAGATAGATCTAGTCTTTACTTTGTAACTGATTTTAAATTAGGAATTAGGCAGAAAGGTTCTTTGgctagaagtgatatcttttattaaaccaactgagtagttacaTTCTTATGACACAGTCCAAAGGATCTTATTTCATAGGTATTTTTTAGGCTGGGCTCCCAATAGTTAACTTCTTCCTGAAGAGTCACAGCTTGTGCTTGCTTAAGTTGATCTGAATTCCTGGGTAACATTCTTGCTGTGTAACAAGTTAGGCATCTGATTCTGATCTGACAGTTTAATTTGGCTGACCTGCTGGAGTTATTCCTTACTTATGCCTGTGAAACCAAAATCTAAATTAGCCTGAAGGGCTGCTATCAGAATAAGGAAGTACAAAGTCTGCTGGAGATCAAAGGTGATTTTGTGAATGGGCTGTCAGTCAGCGCTAAACTCCAGAGTAGTTAGGGCTTATGggcttttcatttttaattcacaCTTCCAAAGGGTTTACTAGTTTCACTGACTTCTCGGCAGCAATTCTCTGCAAACTGGCATATTTCAGCGACTGATTCTAGTTGGTGCATACTAAGAATTTAATGCATATTCTTGATTCTTTGAAGACGTGATACATAAATGTACAAAGGTTGTGTTGCTAAAACAAAagttgtcttttgttttctttaactttttagcAGGCTGCTGGCTTTTAACATTTGATATTTATGGATATTTGAGAACAAAAAGGTTTCTAGCCTGATATTGTGCTAGTAAAACAATTCAGAGATATcgctgctattttgatatagcaAAATGATTGTCCCCAAAATCTTTTTGTTTCCCTCCCCAACAGTATCCATTTTTGCATGAGAAGAAAGCCTAAATTCCACTTTACATAGTGGACAATATATTCTTCCattgatttgttttttaatgggAGTGCCTGGGGAAATGTGACTGCATAATAGAGCAAAATACATATTGGTATGAATAAAAGAAAATGGACTGCGCCCAGTTTGTTCTTGGAGCCTGATGGAACTTATTTCAAATTCCTTTAGGGCAGTGGggctgaccttttttttttttttcagcaggtgTTTCACTTTATTCACAAATAAAGTCTCTTGCTCTTCCTGAGTGCCACTTTGATCTCCTTCCTGTTCACGATCAGCCACTTTGATTTGtgctctctgccctatctgctactCCGTCTACTGCCTCCCCAATCTGTCgcgtgccacacacacaggctgctagTGCTACTAGTAGCAGTTATATTGTacgttggccacccctgctgtatgGAGCAAGAGGAAATGCAGTTAAGCCAAAGCTCCACTCTTGAGAGAACCTGACTGGATGTTGATGTTCGTTTATTTGCACTTCTGGAAATACTCCCACCCATATCGGATTATCTTGGTGGGCATATGGCAGGTGAAGTGGGATAGGAGATGCTGACCAGTTGCATCTTGTGATTGATTGGAACCTAATGAAGCTGGTAGCTGGTTTGGATGGGAAAGGATTCACTACCATAAGTGCAGCATCTGTAATGTATTGATcagaaaataaattctgaataacATGCAGCTTGGGATGCTTTAGTCTTGGCCCCGAATTTTGAACCCTGATTAATAGAAGCGCTGAGATGGGAGGGAAGCTGGGTTGATAGTTGGTTAAGACTGCCAGGAGCTCTTAAATAAGAAATTGCTACACTCCTGCTTAGGACACTTGCTGTTAGTGCTGATGAATCTTCCCAGATTAATTTACCCTATTCAGCTCAGCCTTCTCATAGAGGCCATGGAGAGAGACTGTCGGAAAACAagttctctctttcttctctgcgTCTTGCTGACTGATCTCTGCAGaattgtgtggggtttttttggtatggTACCTGTCATGTAAGTGGATGTCAGCACACACAGCCAGTAGTGCAGGTGATTTTATGTGAAAAATGAGAATCCTCACTGAAgatcataaatatatatttattttaaacttattttgaAGTTGTGACAGAAATTCAGAGAAACCAGAATGCTTTCTGCCCTTTATTTTCCTGTCGTTTACATTTGGGTTTACCAGGGCTGGTGCAACACTGAACTTGgacataatttcttttttttctcctcccctcctttctttATAGATCATGTTTTGCACTTTGAATACACATAGAATTGACATGGACAAGCTCTTAGGAGGGCAAATTGGCCTTGAAGATTTCATATTTGCACACATAAAAGGACCAAAAAAGGAAGTGGATATTCTTAAATCCGAAGAGTCACTCGGGCTTACGATTACAGACAATGGAACTGGCTGTGCCTTCATAAAGGTAAATTTAATTACTAATGGGATGCTTTTGTTCTGGGCAAGGGTCTAATGACACTTTTGCCAGATTAGTTATTATTTGAATGGTCCTTTAGAATGGGTGTCTTTGTTCCTATTGGGCATGTTTCAGAAGTAAAAAAAGAGAGCATCAGTCACTTCTCTGAAGGAATGTTGCAGATTGTAGTGTAATATAAAGATGGAAAGCATTGTagctagcacctgtgctgccgTATTAATGTAGCAACAGTGGGAGTCCTAAGTGTAGATATATCACCCATAACTGCTGGTACCTTTAATAACGTGTCAGCTGGCTGGAACATTTTCTAACAATTGTAAAAGTATTTATGTTTTAAACTGAGTCAGCAAAGCAAGCAGTTTTAAAAGATACTGTTTAATCAGTGGGTGTATTAAATAAGAGAGAAGACCTAAATATACAAAAGGAAAGAGTTGTATCTTGCTACAGTTCAGTGCCACTCGGATTAAAAAAATGTAGTCCCAGGTATATTACAAAGCAGAGACTGTATCTGGTTGAATAAACAGCTGTATTTAGGGGAATCACTTTTGTCATGTATAGTCTTTTCATTTAAACTTAATTATTTCATTATTAATGAATAAGCACTTGTATTAGGTAATCTGATAGTTATAAGCCCTTGCACCTGTTTATAATTTTAACACTTGGTATAATAAAGTTCTAAGGCTATAACTTGCTCAGATTTTTACAGATGAAGTTGAAATTGCAACTTTCAACTTTTGTTCGGTCACAAGTCATCTTCCTTATTTCAGTTTTCTATGATTTCACAAGTTTTGTCATAAGTTCTATTATGCAGTcctagggctcctatacacatgcagggaggatgctccgacgcactgtaattactcaattaatcaagtctgctggagtgtgatgattaccatgttccagcagcctctagtgtcatgtgtatcatcatccccgcattgaaaaatggtggtcgaacattttaaaattaaagcttgttcaatgagctttagttccaagtgccttgctgccatttttcagcatggggatgctgatacatatgacactctgggtgctttaattagcatgggTCTAGAGCTGCGCTAATTGAAGCTCCCACCTCCCTGAGCACGTCTATAATAAATGCCCTTATTTTCTGGGTTTATAGCTAGGATGTAAAGCTTTAGTCTTGAATGAAATGAATGATCCAAGGAGTAAtgacttggggtggggaggaggagattaTTTTGTAAATGCGTAGGAGAATGTTGTCATAATGTCGTGTATTACAAATCTGGTAATCAGAAATTGGAGTGGTGCAATAAATTTCCTGTATGCTGCACAATAAATGCATTTCCTAGCCTTGAAATAGACAGTGAACTAAGCCTTGCTGGCATCACTAGAATTTTACTTGCTTGTAGGAGCAGTGAATTTGGCCCCcaacttcccccccccacctaatTTTGTTCCTAATTTTTTCTTTCAATCCAACAGCGTATTAAAGAAGGCAGCCTTATTGACCAAATCAAAATGGTATGTGTGGGTGATCATATAGAATCTATAAATGGGAAAAATGTGGTGGGTTATCGTCATTATGAAGTTGCCAAGCTACTAAAAGCACTGGAGAAGGGACAGACATTTAAGCTACAGTTGATAGAGCCTATGAAAGCATTTGGTAAGTGATATGTATTGTTTGCACCATGTATCTGGATGTTAAAATACTGTGGCTGCTTTGTTTTGTAGATTTAGTTTTTAAAAGGAACAATATTTGTCCCAGATGACTGCCCAAGGAAGCCTAGTTGTCAAGGTGCTTAGTTTTTCTTCTGAAGATGGAAATGAATTAATCCACTTTTGCTATTATGTGTTCAGCCCTTTCAAACATTGTGCCTAGAATTCTAGGTATCTGTCAGTAGTCCAGTGTCGGATCAGACCGCTCCTATCAGTTCCACTGGGAGACTCACCTAACGTCAGCCACTTGTCTCTTTCCCTGCCCACAGGTGCTGGCAGAATCGGTATAGATTTGTTTCACAGACCGCATTCACAGGGAGCATGGAGGCCCTGTGATGCATGATTTGTATGCTCAGCAGGGTCCCCTCTTCCTCAAACCCCTGCCAATACAATCTGTTTAGTCTGTGCTGTCAACGCTTTCCCAACTGGTAGGGTTTCgtaatgtaaatatttaattaaaaatgctaaCAGACTGAGATTCCATCCCTAGCTACTTCTCCCTGCATAAAAATCTCTTGCCCCTCAGCAGACAGCTGAAAAAAAACATGTGGCAGTGATCCATTTTGGGTCTTTATATAGAAAAGAATCATTCGTATCGCTAATCATTTGcgtgttacttttttaaaaaaatgggattGAAATGCAAGTCCTTTGTTTAAGCTAAAATTTCAAAATAGGAATAAAAACTGGAATTATTTAAAAAGTTATTCTTTCCtatgaattatttttctgtaacagTAAATAATTCAGCATCCGGTATTTAAGATCAGTATTAGAATTGATACATGCAAACCCTGAAACTCTAGAAaattcccttcctctgcctcatTTCATCAGCGAGTTGAAAAGTTTATTTTCCAAATCATTGCAATCTGCAATCAGTTTGGGAAGACCTGTAGTACCTCACTGTGAACACTTGGTGTCAGAATAAGTGCAGTAATTAGAAAGGATGAGAGAAACTGGAAGGCATTTTATGTTGGCTGCTGCAGGCTAAAATGAGGGGTGTGGGTGAAGTGCTGCTTCTGGCATGTGTATCCGTGTGTGGTACATCATATGTGCATACATATGAATCTGAGTGATGCTGAGCCCTGTATAATGTGTATTTGGGAAGATGGAAACAATAGGCTTCTTACTCATTGTGTTTGATGTTCAAATTATTtcaataagattaaaaaaaaaatattccaggaTACACTCAGGTACTTTATGACGCTTTTAGTAGATTaccatccctcctccctccacaatttttaaaataaagttctaTTAGAAAATATGCTAAGTTGTTATGGGGAAACTGGTTTATGGAGGTTTTTTGGCAATCGTAAACCTAAAAGGATTAAATTTTTACTACAGCTCATAATTACTTTCTTCTTCATGCTGTATAcagatgttgggggggggggttgtttttgttttgttttgttttattaaaagtAAGTCAGAATAGTCTGCTGCCTCAAAGGTAAGAATCCAGACATATTTTCAAGTTAAACTGGAACATAAGGCTGTCAAGCAAGCGGGTGTTTAAACTGCAGCTCTCCCAGGGTAGCTCCGGGAGACGTTTTGACTAAGAGACAAATTGCGGATTCACAGTTGTTCACCTGCTGCTTCTTTGTTCCCTGGACATCATAGAAGAGTAATGTTTACTCGTTGGAATAggcctttcctctcctcccccagtgcATACCAAGTCATCTGCTCTGATCAGCGTATAGAACTATGGACACAAAGCTTTGCCTGAGTAAGGATGGGGTAATTACTCTCCTCTTTGAGCATATCATCACACGCTGGCCCTCTTTGAAATGAAGCAGCATCCACAAAGCTAGTTGAAGAAAGTGTGGCACAAATTTTTTATTTGAATCATGGTTGAAATAATAAGGCCTGTTCTGGCCAAGATAATTCTTGCAGGCAGTTTGGCCATGTTGTTGGGTGCCTATTGCAAATCCCCAACAAAGAGCCTATGTCGGTCATAAGTAAACAATTACTGCTATAGAGCTGGTGTGTATGTTGAGAATGAGTATAATGATTAAGAACTTGAATTCTCAATGAGGATGAAATTATTCCTTTATAGCTAGAACATGAATCCAACAATATACATAGGGTTATGGAAAATACAGTGATGCTGGATATATATGAGAGTAGTAGTAGACTGTGGTAAGGTTGTATTAATATgaggaaatttattttaaaatacagtattccaaaagtgaattttaaatctgagcaaaaaaagaaagcctTCCTCAAATTGTCTCAGTATTTTGACTTCTAAAGCAGCTGCCACCAATTGTAACCCAGCTGAACAAAACACATATAAAATACTAAAGACCTATCTTTAAAAGATAGTTTACTAAGAGAATCTTACAGAGAAGGAATTCTTTTGAGGGGTAACCCCTGGAAAGGTTATGGTCCATTTAAAAAACCTGAGATTGTATCTTTATAGTTCACAGTTCTGAGTACTATGACTCTGTGACAATGGCTTTCATAgtttgattattttaaaaaaatgttttacaacTTCTAAAAAGATAAACCTGTTTTCCACTGTGTTGCCTTATAAAAGTTATGGGTAataattgtaaaataaataatgcaGTCCTTTAGGAAGACTGGTCACTACTTTTATAAATCGGTTTTCAAAAGAATATACAAATgcactatttattttttttttaattcatggcCAGGTTATTTTTATGCTTTTGCTACTTGTATAATATGGATGAAAAGCAGGAATAAAAGGGTGGCAGCATAAACCTCACAATTGAAAGAATGTGTTCAGTACAGTTTATTAAATACCAGACTATTAAAGTCCTCTAAAGACAATAAAATACATATTAGATTACTTTCTAGCTATGAaccaaatgtttttgttttactaTGTCTTAATTCAGGGGTTTTCAGCCCTTTTAaagaagtgtaccccttctggtggcagcagccagagacagAGCAGGGGTGACTGGCACACAGTGGTGGCGGCGGGGgatggtggatggcagtggcctGTCCCTTCCTGCATGTATCCCCtagcacctttccaagtacccctggggtacGCGTATCCACACTTGACAACCCCAGTCTTATATTTTTATTAGCTTATCCATATACTGAAGTCATTTATTTTGAAAGAAGGTATCAACA
Encoded here:
- the GIPC2 gene encoding PDZ domain-containing protein GIPC2 isoform X3, translated to MFCTLNTHRIDMDKLLGGQIGLEDFIFAHIKGPKKEVDILKSEESLGLTITDNGTGCAFIKRIKEGSLIDQIKMVCVGDHIESINGKNVVGYRHYEVAKLLKALEKGQTFKLQLIEPMKAFEMIEPRLKGGNLSETKISRGRETLRLRSKGPATLEEMPSDVEEKAIKKVDDLLEMYMGIRDIELAATMVEAGRDKKNPDEFAVALDEALGDFAFPDEFVFDVWGAIGDAKEGRF
- the GIPC2 gene encoding PDZ domain-containing protein GIPC2 isoform X2, encoding MIMFCTLNTHRIDMDKLLGGQIGLEDFIFAHIKGPKKEVDILKSEESLGLTITDNGTGCAFIKRIKEGSLIDQIKMVCVGDHIESINGKNVVGYRHYEVAKLLKALEKGQTFKLQLIEPMKAFEMIEPRLKGGNLSETKISRGRETLRLRSKGPATLEEMPSDVEEKAIKKVDDLLEMYMGIRDIELAATMVEAGRDKKNPDEFAVALDEALGDFAFPDEFVFDVWGAIGDAKEGRF